From the genome of Patescibacteria group bacterium, one region includes:
- a CDS encoding patatin-like phospholipase family protein, whose product MAKIGLSLSGGGLLGLAHIGVLKVIDRLGIQISAIAGCSMGSIIGTAYAAGRTPEEMEQFILSLRLHRLVDFSFSKLGIKKMSKFEKALIDFVGVTDFSDLQIPLYINATNITEGKERIFYSGNIMNAIHASTAYPGVFAPLKIKNNYYIDGGVINNQPFPILPKKIKKFITVNITPKKNLQTHERSSILTVLDISIRIMQEEIADLRLKEYKQKNYTIIKPHIDNARIISPEKTIRYIINSGELAAQNHIPELKRKFKIK is encoded by the coding sequence ATGGCAAAAATAGGCCTGTCACTAAGTGGTGGTGGTTTATTGGGATTAGCTCATATTGGAGTGCTCAAGGTTATCGATCGGCTAGGGATCCAAATCTCAGCAATCGCTGGTTGCAGTATGGGTAGTATAATCGGCACTGCTTATGCGGCTGGCAGAACACCGGAAGAAATGGAGCAATTCATCCTCTCACTAAGATTACACAGATTAGTGGACTTTTCTTTTTCCAAATTGGGAATCAAAAAAATGAGTAAATTTGAAAAAGCTCTTATTGATTTTGTCGGAGTCACAGACTTTAGTGACCTTCAGATTCCACTATATATCAACGCAACAAACATTACTGAAGGTAAAGAAAGAATTTTTTATTCCGGTAATATTATGAATGCAATCCACGCAAGTACTGCATATCCGGGAGTTTTCGCTCCATTAAAAATTAAAAATAACTACTATATTGACGGCGGCGTGATAAACAACCAGCCCTTTCCGATTTTACCAAAAAAAATCAAAAAATTTATTACAGTGAATATCACTCCGAAAAAAAACCTGCAGACGCACGAGAGATCTTCCATCCTAACAGTACTGGATATCAGTATTAGGATCATGCAGGAAGAAATCGCTGATCTGAGATTAAAAGAGTATAAACAGAAAAACTATACAATAATCAAACCTCATATTGACAATGCAAGAATAATTTCACCGGAAAAAACAATAAGATATATTATTAATTCCGGCGAACTTGCCGCCCAAAACCATATCCCGGAATTAAAGAGAAAGTTTAAAATAAAATAG
- a CDS encoding fibronectin type III domain-containing protein — translation MDDLLKNQNPIKKTFIYIKALFCKNLALEYHKVTPQTDRGVYTRPYTNFKQLIWTIRFFGFILIFSAILILNLADSNVSTAASSINISGHAYQDFGKTPIDGSVTAKTVQLKVEGAGAYTDEITTADGAWSISAVNVNSGDIVTVFLDDESEEATTAFITDETSQVNVNLYSNYVILRSDTGTITNSDLLTGDNGDDDIKYIVSGADISFDPGFNLYIWTGDIYTPGGLVTTQGGGDFRIGDGATVNMNNNAVAVSGSWKNEGTYNPGSNTTTLNASAGTEAIDNSEADSVAGADFNDLIINDSGSGAAYVPGGNVDVANNITIDGGTLNMSGPQVWYFTDDTDGAAANSRRMKSEDPAGVASDIATCSDSEVDHNKQFCVFYPTGTSGFIGASQPATFQSRAYMLNNGMPINGSIAAGSWSVNLTRVYHQGYYQYDTIGISARLWKVNSDLSSPTAISNWTIVATGNTEGATDNTITFAGIPQQDLSNQILAVEFEVRTGNAFHLASSGETTISLRVNEGGSKQKLNTPAFTPQINVGGNFDNNDTFTHQNGRIVFDAIDTDNTIETGVSSLYDVVFQGDGGDGTWAIQTDDMNVANTLDVDAGDAVNINSGRVLSLAKTSGSVLTLDGIIGGLGRLDYKTSTVFPTTGTISSILRLDTTSNDQTMPVRTYGGNVEIYNNSATNARTVTPAAGTHTVAGDLIIQAANTQNISFAGATNDPTMNISGDLDFAVSGGGVQTVTTGSNPWTVSGNVDLTGGTFTTETGNILVMNGTDKTLTSDAENLENFTVSGGAVSLADPLTVNESVGISAGSFSSGGNDLIVKGDWLNSGGAFNHGSAGVTFSSTDAGEIIEAGLSPFYDVEFNHAGGGWTIQTDNMTVANDLNLTSASSFVVESGRTVEVQGNFINSVGGVSTTWTGSTLYLNDASELDMINTKTAGADTYGTLRIGGSDGIGMWNSTADAITVDSGGCLESFDHNTTDGQLNIYGSCNTRSNEYWAYATDFDGTDLSGGDERQTNIRFSPSASFAVDQADSLLIQGQSAGSNRTQISRLSTGNFGMNVAGTISARYYDFDYLNDSGLNISSTATVSELSDGTFDNIGAGSNPSYISLLGLTSNDSYSNVVFDSASDGADANAVYNVNANGPGINWTFAQASGNKSGENFDREINGAQIAWTIYFSVINDGLVSDSNVTNDATQLSANWSTATDDGIDHFAYAIGTTSGGNEVVDYTDVGSSKNFTRTGLALLNGVTYYTTVRAYNSDNEVLESITSNGITVDTAEPTFSNIVITPAENSFTVSWTSNEPTTSIIHWGLTDAYGNITVGDSVRTTQHEVTVTGLAGNTTYHFMLTGTDTAGNTGESADNLVTTSALENTIITNVQVSNITTTSVLISWTTNHDADSKVRYGISTEYGGEVYDADLVTMHELLISDLVPDTRYHYEVLSTGNTIAIDADATFSTLAEGEENTLPAIPTIIAPESETIVNTTRPLITGLAESDNDIFILVDRELVAVVKATNDSSGTGNFYYYLKEPLLFGKHSIVVRARDADGQVSPESGPRVFSVNPPYPTPIVYAPTLYDGDNYRVTIPGLAINDSQIRVYLNGVIVNTFMVENNISGTANFNALVSGLTFGVNVIEIDAVGLDGKVSEKTDPLTVTINQSEQNVTEYVLEGETVQTELFYEVSEGDSLWKLAEQFYGDGNMWNHISFANQEVYSSLKDNPGIIMPRWRLKIPALVLN, via the coding sequence ATGGATGACTTGCTAAAAAACCAAAACCCGATTAAAAAGACTTTTATCTATATAAAAGCGCTTTTTTGCAAAAATCTTGCTTTGGAATACCACAAGGTAACGCCACAAACGGATCGGGGTGTCTACACACGCCCATATACTAATTTCAAACAGCTGATATGGACGATACGGTTTTTTGGCTTTATTCTGATTTTTTCAGCAATATTAATTCTAAATCTGGCTGATTCTAACGTAAGCACCGCGGCCAGTTCAATCAATATTTCAGGTCATGCTTACCAGGATTTCGGTAAAACGCCGATTGACGGTAGTGTTACCGCCAAAACAGTTCAGTTGAAGGTTGAAGGGGCTGGTGCTTATACAGATGAGATAACGACCGCCGATGGAGCCTGGTCTATATCAGCAGTGAATGTTAATTCTGGGGATATAGTTACGGTGTTTTTAGATGATGAATCAGAAGAGGCTACAACTGCTTTTATTACTGATGAAACGTCACAAGTGAACGTGAATTTGTATAGTAACTATGTAATTTTACGGTCAGATACGGGAACGATAACCAATAGTGATTTATTGACGGGAGATAATGGCGATGATGATATCAAATATATCGTTTCAGGGGCGGATATCAGTTTTGATCCGGGATTTAATTTATATATCTGGACGGGTGATATCTATACTCCGGGCGGTTTGGTAACAACCCAGGGCGGAGGAGATTTCCGGATCGGTGATGGTGCGACGGTAAATATGAATAATAATGCTGTTGCTGTCAGCGGTTCCTGGAAAAATGAAGGCACTTATAACCCTGGCAGTAATACGACAACACTGAATGCTTCTGCCGGCACAGAAGCTATTGATAATAGTGAAGCAGATTCTGTGGCGGGCGCCGATTTTAATGACTTGATAATTAATGATAGTGGGTCCGGTGCAGCTTATGTGCCAGGTGGCAATGTAGATGTGGCAAATAATATAACAATTGATGGTGGTACTTTAAATATGAGCGGTCCGCAAGTTTGGTATTTTACTGATGATACGGATGGTGCGGCAGCAAACAGTCGAAGGATGAAGTCGGAAGATCCAGCCGGGGTAGCCAGTGATATCGCAACTTGTTCTGATAGTGAGGTTGACCATAACAAACAATTTTGTGTTTTTTATCCGACAGGAACTTCGGGATTTATTGGTGCATCCCAACCTGCCACTTTCCAATCCCGTGCGTATATGTTAAATAATGGCATGCCGATTAACGGGTCCATTGCTGCGGGTAGTTGGTCAGTGAATCTTACTAGAGTGTATCATCAGGGTTATTATCAGTACGATACTATTGGTATCTCCGCGCGTCTTTGGAAGGTTAACTCTGATCTTAGCAGCCCAACTGCAATATCAAACTGGACTATAGTAGCGACAGGAAATACGGAAGGAGCTACCGATAATACAATTACTTTTGCCGGTATACCCCAGCAAGATTTAAGTAATCAAATTTTAGCGGTTGAGTTTGAAGTCAGAACAGGTAATGCTTTTCATCTTGCCAGCAGTGGTGAAACAACAATTTCTCTGAGGGTAAATGAAGGCGGTTCAAAACAAAAATTAAATACGCCGGCTTTTACACCCCAAATAAATGTTGGAGGAAATTTTGATAATAATGACACGTTTACTCATCAGAACGGGAGAATCGTTTTTGATGCGATAGATACTGATAACACTATAGAAACAGGAGTAAGCAGTTTGTATGATGTCGTATTCCAAGGTGACGGCGGAGACGGTACATGGGCAATTCAAACTGATGATATGAATGTTGCCAATACTCTGGATGTTGATGCCGGTGATGCGGTGAATATTAATTCCGGTAGAGTTTTATCTTTAGCAAAAACTTCGGGTTCAGTTCTGACTCTGGATGGAATAATTGGCGGGTTAGGCAGATTGGATTATAAAACCTCCACTGTTTTCCCGACAACCGGAACGATCTCATCAATTTTGCGTTTGGACACGACCAGCAATGATCAAACAATGCCGGTTCGAACTTATGGTGGTAATGTGGAAATATATAATAATTCCGCCACAAATGCCCGTACCGTGACTCCTGCTGCCGGAACACATACTGTTGCTGGTGATTTAATTATCCAGGCTGCCAATACTCAGAATATTTCTTTTGCCGGAGCAACAAACGATCCGACAATGAATATTTCCGGTGATCTGGATTTTGCCGTATCGGGTGGTGGAGTGCAGACTGTCACGACCGGAAGTAATCCTTGGACTGTTTCTGGCAATGTCGATTTAACCGGCGGAACCTTCACTACCGAGACTGGTAATATACTTGTCATGAACGGAACGGATAAAACTTTGACCAGCGATGCAGAAAACCTCGAAAATTTTACGGTCAGCGGAGGAGCGGTATCATTAGCGGATCCGTTAACGGTCAATGAATCAGTCGGCATATCGGCAGGATCTTTTTCATCAGGTGGAAATGACTTAATAGTCAAAGGCGATTGGTTAAACAGCGGTGGAGCATTTAACCACGGCAGTGCCGGAGTTACATTCAGTTCGACGGATGCCGGTGAAATTATTGAGGCCGGCCTGTCCCCGTTCTACGATGTTGAATTTAATCATGCCGGCGGCGGTTGGACTATCCAGACAGACAACATGACGGTTGCCAATGATTTGAATTTAACCAGTGCTTCATCATTTGTGGTGGAAAGCGGACGGACGGTTGAAGTTCAAGGCAATTTTATCAATTCCGTGGGCGGAGTCAGTACTACCTGGACCGGTTCAACATTATACTTAAACGATGCCAGTGAACTGGATATGATTAACACCAAAACCGCTGGCGCTGATACATACGGCACATTGCGGATCGGTGGAAGTGACGGAATTGGAATGTGGAATTCTACCGCCGACGCGATCACTGTAGACAGCGGTGGATGTTTAGAATCATTTGATCATAATACAACAGACGGGCAATTAAATATCTACGGCTCATGCAATACCCGGTCGAATGAATATTGGGCATACGCTACAGATTTCGACGGTACTGACTTATCTGGAGGAGATGAAAGGCAGACGAATATAAGATTCAGTCCGAGCGCATCATTTGCGGTTGATCAAGCTGATTCCTTGCTGATTCAAGGCCAGTCAGCGGGCAGTAATAGAACGCAGATTTCCAGATTAAGTACCGGTAATTTCGGCATGAATGTCGCTGGCACGATCAGCGCCAGATATTATGATTTTGACTATCTAAATGATTCCGGTTTAAATATTTCATCAACCGCTACGGTATCAGAACTGTCGGACGGCACCTTTGATAATATTGGAGCGGGCTCCAATCCTAGTTATATTTCTCTGCTGGGATTAACATCTAATGATTCATATAGTAATGTGGTTTTTGATTCGGCATCAGATGGCGCGGATGCCAATGCTGTTTACAATGTCAATGCGAACGGCCCGGGAATTAATTGGACATTTGCCCAGGCCAGCGGCAACAAAAGCGGAGAAAATTTTGACAGGGAAATAAACGGCGCACAGATAGCATGGACCATTTATTTTTCAGTAATTAATGACGGATTGGTCAGTGACAGCAATGTGACAAATGATGCAACCCAGCTTTCCGCAAACTGGTCTACAGCAACAGATGACGGGATTGATCATTTTGCTTATGCCATAGGAACTACCTCGGGCGGTAATGAAGTTGTTGACTATACCGATGTTGGTTCCAGTAAAAATTTTACCCGAACCGGGCTAGCGCTTTTGAATGGTGTAACTTATTACACAACAGTTAGAGCATATAATTCTGATAATGAAGTATTGGAGTCAATCACAAGTAATGGGATTACTGTCGATACAGCTGAGCCGACATTTTCCAATATAGTAATCACACCTGCTGAAAATTCATTTACTGTTTCCTGGACGAGCAATGAACCGACTACCAGCATCATTCATTGGGGTCTGACAGATGCGTATGGAAATATTACAGTTGGTGATTCAGTAAGAACGACACAGCATGAAGTGACTGTGACTGGACTTGCTGGTAATACCACCTACCATTTCATGCTTACCGGAACGGATACAGCAGGGAATACGGGAGAGTCGGCCGACAATCTGGTTACAACCAGTGCATTAGAGAATACCATTATTACGAATGTACAAGTTTCGAATATCACGACAACTTCAGTGCTAATCTCCTGGACCACTAACCATGATGCTGATTCAAAAGTCCGGTACGGCATAAGCACTGAATATGGTGGTGAAGTTTATGATGCTGATCTGGTTACAATGCATGAATTATTAATCTCGGACCTTGTACCGGATACAAGATATCATTATGAGGTATTGAGTACCGGCAATACGATAGCAATTGATGCGGATGCGACGTTCTCAACACTGGCGGAAGGAGAAGAAAACACATTACCTGCTATTCCGACAATTATTGCTCCGGAAAGTGAAACAATTGTAAATACCACGAGACCATTAATTACCGGTTTGGCTGAATCCGATAACGATATATTTATTTTAGTTGACCGTGAACTGGTCGCGGTGGTAAAAGCCACTAACGATTCCAGTGGTACCGGCAATTTCTATTATTATCTTAAGGAGCCCCTGCTTTTTGGCAAACATAGTATTGTGGTTAGGGCGCGGGATGCAGACGGGCAGGTCAGTCCTGAATCCGGTCCAAGAGTGTTCTCAGTGAATCCGCCATATCCAACACCAATCGTATACGCTCCAACTTTATATGATGGTGATAATTATAGAGTTACAATTCCTGGATTAGCAATTAATGACAGTCAGATTCGGGTATATTTGAATGGAGTAATTGTTAATACATTTATGGTTGAAAATAATATTTCAGGGACAGCGAATTTTAATGCATTAGTTAGCGGACTAACGTTCGGTGTGAATGTTATTGAAATTGATGCTGTTGGCTTAGACGGAAAAGTAAGCGAAAAAACAGATCCGTTGACGGTAACGATCAATCAGTCTGAACAGAATGTTACTGAATATGTGCTCGAAGGAGAAACAGTGCAGACCGAATTATTTTATGAAGTGTCCGAAGGAGATTCGCTGTGGAAACTGGCAGAACAGTTTTATGGTGATGGAAATATGTGGAATCATATAAGTTTTGCTAACCAAGAGGTTTATTCTTCACTAAAAGACAATCCTGGCATAATTATGCCCCGTTGGAGGTTGAAAATTCCAGCACTAGTGTTAAACTAA